The following are encoded in a window of Phaseolus vulgaris cultivar G19833 chromosome 3, P. vulgaris v2.0, whole genome shotgun sequence genomic DNA:
- the LOC137805541 gene encoding uncharacterized protein: MPKYEDRKKPYFKHQSYSSGRPSSQSAPSFRCFRCGGPHVVRFCPHPVSNVTCDRCHRYGHETKDCRVQLGAPNSGRVQQVQQNSNKKPKAAGRVFAISGAEASQSDSLVRGICSILGTQSSVLFDYGATRSFISFDCAKKLKLLVRELEFELVVSTPT; encoded by the coding sequence atgcctaaatatgaagatagaaagaaacctTATTTCAAACATCAATCTTATAGCAGTGGAAGACCCAGTTCTCAATCAGCACCTAGTTTCAGATGTTTTAGATGCGGTGGGCCACATGTTGTTAGATTTTGCCCTCATCCAGTGTCAAATGTGACATGTGATAGATGTCACAGGTATGGTCATGAAACAAAAGACTGTCGTGTCCAATTGGGAGCTCCAAATTCTGGCAGAGTGCAACaagtacaacaaaatagtaataaaaaacccaaagctgctggcagagtttttgctattagtggagctgaagcttcacagtctgatagccttgttagaggtatttgttCTATCCTTGGAACACAGTCATCTGTATTATTTGATTATGGGGCAACCcgttcttttatatcttttgattgtgctaagaAGCTTAAGTTGCTAGTCCGAGAGTTAGAAtttgagttggtggtatctacaccaacataa
- the LOC137805539 gene encoding self-incompatibility protein S1-like encodes MGGLAKIRRHHVVSLVVAIGLCITAVECTKHVSIKNSLGSGKNMSLHCQSKDNDLGQQNIENGNEFGWDFSDNVFGSTLFFCDLGWQNVEHYHFDAYSFGRDRVRCDGAGCSWLVSAEGIYGFNGQTGFWEFMFQWPN; translated from the coding sequence atgggTGGCTTAGCTAAGATAAGAAGACACCATGTTGTGAGCCTGGTGGTGGCAATAGGATTGTGCATCACTGCTGTTGAATGCACCAAACATGTGAGCATCAAGAACAGTCTAGGATCTGGAAAAAACATGAGTTTGCATTGCCAGTCCAAGGACAATGATCTGGGACAGCAAAACATAGAAAATGGGAATGAGTTTGGGTGGGACTTCTCTGACAATGTTTTTGGAAGCACTCTGTTTTTCTGTGATCTGGGGTGGCAAAATGTTGAGCACTACCATTTTGATGCTTATTCCTTCGGCAGGGACAGGGTACGATGTGATGGTGCAGGATGTTCATGGCTAGTATCTGCTGAAGGCATTTATGGCTTCAATGGACAAACGGGCTTCTGGGAATTCATGTTCCAATGGCCAAATTAA
- the LOC137807110 gene encoding rhomboid-like protein 14, mitochondrial: MEVRIGQRVSRGMLPLLALHTFSEYYRSEHKPPVTAALIAANTIIYLRPSLFESLIPPIQQVWFNPHLILKNKDLKRFLLSPFYHIGEPHLVYNMLSLLWKGFQLETSMGSVDFASMVASVLLLSQGVTLILSKSLLLFFDYDKPYYNEYAVGFSGVLFALKVVLNSQSSDYSYVHGVIVPSRYAAWAELILVQLLVPGVSFIGHLGGILAGLLYVKLRNTYSGSNPITLLVRGVTDFLKWPFKFLPRRGRITGRGTVGTNRAWRCQTCTYENNSGLRSVCEMCGTSNGVDGFSSFQRSSRSDGLPLDELRRRRLDRFARYD, from the exons ATGGAAGTGAGAATTGGGCAAAGGGTTTCTCGGGGAATGCTCCCTCTCCTCGCTCTCCACACCTTCAGCGAGTATTACCGGTCGGAGCACAAACCTCCGGTGACCGCCGCCCTCATCGCGGCCAACACTATCATCTATCTCCGCCCCTCCCTCTTCGAGTCCCTCATTCCTCCGATCCAGCAAGTCTGGTTCAACCCTCACCTCATTCTCAAG AACAAGGACTTGAAACGCTTCTTGCTGTCGCCGTTTTACCACATCGGTGAACCGCACCTTGTCTACAACATGCTATCGCTTCTCTGGAAAGGATTTCAGTTGGAGACGTCAATGGGAAGCGTCGATTTCGCTTCCATGGTTGCTTCCGTGCTTCTCCTCTCCCAGGGCGTTACCCTAATCTTATCCAAATCCCTGCTTCTCTTCTTCGACTACGACAAACCCTACTACAACGAATACGCCGTTGGCTTCTCCGGCGTCCTCTTCGCCTTGAAAGTCGTTCTCAATTCCCAATCCAGCGATTACTCCTACGTCCATGGAGTTATCGTTCCCTCTCGTTATGCCGCTTGGGCTGAATTGATTCTCGTTCAGCTCCTCGTGCCGGGTGTCTCGTTTATTGGGCATCTCGGTGGCATTCTCGCAGGGCTTCTTTATGTCAAGTTGAGGAACACTTATTCGGGTTCTAATCCCATAACGTTGCTCGTTAGAGGGGTAACTGATTTTTTGAAGTGGCCTTTCAAGTTCTTGCCACGGCGGGGAAGGATCACTGGAAGGGGGACTGTGGGAACTAACAGGGCGTGGAGATGCCAGACGTGTACGTATGAGAACAATTCTGGGTTGCGGAGTGTGTGTGAGATGTGTGGGACGAGTAACGGTGTCGATGGGTTCTCTTCTTTTCAGAGGAGTTCCCGTTCTGACGGCCTTCCTTTGGATGAGTTGCGCCGCCGGAGACTCGACAGATTTGCGAG atatGATTGA